The genomic stretch AGCCCTCAGCAGTAGGCCAAAGATTGCTCCTCAAAATGTAGAATATTTGTCAATTTTATGAGCCAGTTCATAAATGAGGCAGCCAGGCTTTTATTAGTGAGCTTCTGTCCTTAAGAGACTCAGGTGAAGTTAGCTGTCAGATAGAGAAGTTAACTGATTACTACCAGTGACGACTGActacttttctcttctttatgtCCATGTTATCTGGGGAGGGAGGCAAGCATCAAACCAAGAGACTGTcaaccaaaaacagagcagTCATTTATACAGtaacaatcaaatgaaaactAACCACCCTCCTAACATAGCATATGCTTGTTCACAGTTATCTAACTGATCAGTCTCAGTCAGTAGAGACTTtgtcacagaaacataaaggaGACAAAATACTAACATTAAGTTTCAGTAACTTAACAATATCCTGAACATTTtgttgtgacagtgtttgaACCACCTTAAGGGTTTGCGTCACTCTCACTCTGATTGCATGAGAGTTGACAGCTCTGCTAGtaaatatgagaaaaacaaaaaatttcCTCATGTGACTCTGCATAGATTGTATGCGTGATGTGATGTTTGCCGGATTATTTATTCCACTgttgtttcaattaaaaaactaaaaaactaaacaaaatggATGACGTCACACTTTACGtccattactttttttttttttttacagtgttacaAAACACAAGGAAGGCTGGTTACTCAACAGTTGAACTAACACTGGTATGCAATGGCAACACGCTGGGGGATATGCAGTGCAGGCAAGATTAGCCATGACTTCTCGGTTGCTTTACGGACCCTAACTCCCGAGGACCACGAGgtaactttgaccatgtttgtttttttagtggaTGCACACACTCACCAAAATGTTGCATAAAGTAGCAATGGTGCAATACTTTGTCCTCAGCGCGCAACCAATAATGCGCTCAGTGAAGACTCAACTTTTCAATAAACATGTTGATTAgataattacattatatacAGTTCCCTTCAGTGTACAATGAAGAGTAAAAGTGTAGTCGATGTTCCTCATATCTGTTTCCGGTGGGTGAAGTCAATAGTGTTTGGTTGCAATACCTTAATTATGTTGCACACCTCATCCACTATACTTTTGGTTAACAtcacaaaagagagaaaaccgatatgtggaaataaataatgacGTGTAAGGGAAATGGCTCAAGGCTATATTCATTGTGTATTTGTTAGCTGGTTTCTGTACCATTGGCATTAACgtcaattattaattattaatgtgggtatatattttattatattaacattatttgGGGCAGTTATCAGAGTTGTTACACTGATTCCCTACATTCTGCTCATCCAGTATTGGGCCAGAGCATTGCCATCTCTAGACCTGAAAACACCAGAAGGAACATTCATGATGACATCTTTTGCACAAAAATCAATGCAAATAACTCCTACATTTccaaaagtatttttaaaaaagtgaagtaCAAAGTTTTCATCCTCAGATAGTGGCTGTTGCCGCAAGGGACCTGCAGCATGCTCAAGAATTTGCCAACAAGCACAACATCCCTCGAGCATATGGAAGTTATGAGGAGCTGGCACAAGATCCAGATATTGGTGGGTTCTTTCAGCATCTAGCATAATCTTTTTTTGgtctaaattaaattaacaagTTCTCAGCTGAAGTGTCTTTAGGCCTGTTACAGAATCGCAGCCAGTTCCAAGAATGTAGTaagtattaaatgttttaaaaatgcactaAATTATGTTTCTAATTGCTGAACACCAGCCTTATTCCCTCTCTAGATGTGGTGTACATTGGCACCATCCATCCATACCACCTGAGTACTGGTACACTCTTTATGAAGTCCAAAAAGAATGTACTCATCGAGAAGCCCTTGGCCATGAATTCAAGGGAGGTGCAAAAACTCATCACTGCAGCCCGAGACAACAGTGTCTTTCTCATGGAGGTAACTTGCAGCATAAATGCAgccatttttaaccaaaatcaCACTTATCATTCCCCATTCATCTGTCCAAGCCATCTCATGTCTTCTGTCCAGGCAATCTGGACACGTTTCTTCCCTGTATCCCTGGAAGTGAGGAGACTGCTAGGCCAGGGTGAGGTGGGTGACGTGCAGATGGTAAGGGCTGACCTAGGGGCTCCTCTCACCCACATCCCCCGCCTGGCTGAGAGGGAGCTTGGAGGAGGGGCACTGCTGGACCTGGGCATCTACTGTCTGCAATTTATCTTCTTGGTCTTTAATGGTGAAAGGCCTGAGTCCATCCAAGCCACAGGACATTCCATAGATACAGGTGATTGGCCAAAGGAAGTTAACCAACCGAGCAAATATTATACTTGATTctgtaaataatcattttagttgatgaagatttttttttgggataAAATATCAATCTGCATCTTCTTCCCAGGTGTTGATGGAACTGTAGTTTTGGTCCTGAAGTTCTCCGGAAACAGACTTGCCATTTGCACTTGTTCCATCACTATGATGCTGACCTGTGATGCCGTTATCACTGGGACCAAAGGTGTCATTAAGGTAACAGGAAATACAACATACAGTTTGCTAACATTactcaatgctcatgttagcaCTGAGCTCCAAGCACAGTTAAACTAAAGAAAAGCTAAAACTGGGGAACGACCGTTTATTTGATTCACACCATGCTGCTGTTCATCTAGTCCTGTTGATTTATTACATCATTAGTTGGAGCAAGAGTCTGGTTTCATTGTCAGAAAATGCAGATAATAACTTTACAAACATGGTCAAATACTAGTGTAAATCTAAGCTCAATAGGTTGA from Scomber scombrus chromosome 13, fScoSco1.1, whole genome shotgun sequence encodes the following:
- the LOC133992545 gene encoding trans-1,2-dihydrobenzene-1,2-diol dehydrogenase-like isoform X2: MATRWGICSAGKISHDFSVALRTLTPEDHEIVAVAARDLQHAQEFANKHNIPRAYGSYEELAQDPDIDVVYIGTIHPYHLSTGTLFMKSKKNVLIEKPLAMNSREVQKLITAARDNSVFLMEAIWTRFFPVSLEVRRLLGQGEVGDVQMVRADLGAPLTHIPRLAERELGGGALLDLGIYCLQFIFLVFNGERPESIQATGHSIDTGVDGTVVLVLKFSGNRLAICTCSITMMLTCDAVITGTKGVIKVPHHMWCPTTLEVNGQETEFPLPEAGMPLNFTNSTGLRYEAEEVRQCLLKGTRTERESRDAVGSLQPVGRSYR
- the LOC133992545 gene encoding trans-1,2-dihydrobenzene-1,2-diol dehydrogenase-like isoform X1, which translates into the protein MATRWGICSAGKISHDFSVALRTLTPEDHEIVAVAARDLQHAQEFANKHNIPRAYGSYEELAQDPDIDVVYIGTIHPYHLSTGTLFMKSKKNVLIEKPLAMNSREVQKLITAARDNSVFLMEAIWTRFFPVSLEVRRLLGQGEVGDVQMVRADLGAPLTHIPRLAERELGGGALLDLGIYCLQFIFLVFNGERPESIQATGHSIDTGVDGTVVLVLKFSGNRLAICTCSITMMLTCDAVITGTKGVIKVPHHMWCPTTLEVNGQETEFPLPEAGMPLNFTNSTGLRYEAEEVRQCLLKGLKESPGMPWAHSSLLAEVIDDARRQLGVTYDQDNIQ